The following proteins come from a genomic window of Corallococcus sp. NCRR:
- a CDS encoding FHA domain-containing protein translates to MPSVQQLRPFAYAPVQAFLQASGPVVLIQQPPEPVFQQVALRLAEARTVGMAHRSRLVDRLLVMLQAFDSLEVHFLGPEQDGQELRVGRTDGCALMVHDPSVSKQHAVLRWHAAQGTCSVQDLKSMNGTWLNAAELGEGEERMLADGDALAFGDAQFLYLRAETLHSHLRLASPGGGM, encoded by the coding sequence ATGCCTTCCGTCCAACAGCTCCGCCCGTTCGCCTACGCGCCCGTCCAGGCGTTCCTGCAAGCCTCCGGACCGGTGGTGCTCATCCAACAGCCGCCGGAGCCGGTGTTCCAGCAGGTGGCGTTGCGGCTGGCGGAGGCGCGCACGGTGGGCATGGCGCACCGGTCCCGGCTGGTGGACCGGCTGCTGGTGATGCTCCAGGCGTTCGACTCACTGGAAGTCCACTTCCTGGGGCCGGAGCAGGACGGGCAGGAGCTGCGGGTGGGGCGGACGGATGGGTGCGCGTTGATGGTGCACGACCCGTCCGTGTCCAAGCAGCACGCGGTGCTGCGCTGGCATGCGGCGCAGGGCACGTGCTCGGTGCAGGACCTGAAGTCCATGAATGGCACCTGGCTGAACGCCGCGGAGCTGGGCGAAGGCGAGGAGCGGATGCTCGCGGACGGGGACGCGCTGGCCTTCGGGGATGCGCAGTTCCTGTACCTGCGAGCGGAGACGCTGCACTCGCACCTGCGGCTCGCGAGCCCGGGTGGAGGGATGTGA
- the sitI6 gene encoding SitI6 family double-CXXCG motif immunity protein — protein MRYFTVECFEFDEPGQWSGQYRASHRWRLAGVDCPREGVWSGKSAFPTVDLSAVDEPVLANPKGPTSLEEYNRLVALVRPFVPPELPVRAGVSFGPMVGTAQGRFGPVTCYPPWELVLREDAVELLKAEGLQGIIAVRMELRSRRSNMPALYELEARPLAKLHPDCIGEFKTPACDVCGRPESFRLPPKRWLLRSSIPEGLDVFGIQGASPRVVSERFVETVQRLGPSDVHYRELPAE, from the coding sequence ATGCGCTACTTCACGGTGGAGTGCTTTGAATTCGATGAGCCAGGACAGTGGAGCGGGCAGTACCGGGCGAGCCATCGGTGGCGCCTGGCTGGGGTCGACTGTCCTCGGGAAGGCGTCTGGTCAGGGAAGAGTGCGTTCCCGACCGTGGACCTGTCGGCAGTGGATGAGCCGGTCCTGGCCAACCCCAAGGGCCCCACATCCTTGGAGGAGTACAACAGGCTGGTTGCTCTGGTGCGTCCCTTCGTTCCTCCTGAACTCCCTGTCCGTGCAGGTGTTTCGTTCGGGCCCATGGTGGGAACCGCTCAAGGCCGGTTCGGCCCGGTCACTTGCTATCCACCGTGGGAACTGGTCCTCCGTGAAGACGCGGTCGAACTGCTCAAGGCCGAAGGGCTGCAGGGCATCATCGCGGTCCGCATGGAACTCCGGTCCCGCCGGAGCAACATGCCCGCGCTCTACGAACTGGAAGCGCGGCCCCTGGCGAAGCTGCACCCCGACTGCATCGGCGAATTCAAGACGCCCGCATGTGACGTCTGCGGCAGGCCCGAGTCGTTCCGCCTGCCGCCGAAACGCTGGTTGCTGCGCTCCTCCATCCCAGAAGGGCTCGACGTCTTCGGCATCCAAGGGGCCAGCCCGCGCGTCGTCAGCGAGCGCTTCGTCGAAACCGTGCAGCGGCTGGGCCCCAGCGACGTGCACTACCGCGAACTGCCCGCCGAGTAA
- the sitA6 gene encoding SitA6 family polymorphic toxin lipoprotein, translating to MRRDSGAGLRVVCLWLVLSLGCASAPVRTECEARDEDQCLTHVCEDDVCALFRCEDLAPKRIVRTRGAMPVAPIFVAPGSGPQRTWGSAQGLPRDAVPVMVFRWHRREKLPSELRREKSQQEWAKRPKERHHIFPQAFKGEFEIKGIEIHKYVLMIDAEVHARIHRGERGGPWNRDWRIFINRVEEDVPVSAYFEHASWMIQKYELFGLPMTYWQQIELSPVPFED from the coding sequence ATGAGACGAGACTCAGGAGCCGGTCTCCGCGTCGTGTGCCTGTGGCTGGTGTTGTCGCTGGGCTGTGCCTCCGCACCCGTGAGAACGGAGTGCGAGGCCCGCGACGAGGACCAGTGCCTCACGCACGTCTGCGAGGACGACGTCTGCGCGCTGTTCCGGTGCGAGGACCTGGCCCCGAAGCGCATCGTGCGGACACGAGGGGCCATGCCGGTGGCGCCCATCTTCGTGGCGCCCGGCAGCGGGCCGCAGCGGACCTGGGGAAGCGCGCAGGGGCTGCCGAGAGATGCGGTGCCCGTCATGGTCTTCCGCTGGCACCGGCGGGAGAAGCTGCCCAGCGAGCTTCGCCGCGAGAAGTCGCAACAAGAGTGGGCGAAGCGGCCGAAGGAGCGGCACCACATCTTCCCTCAGGCGTTCAAGGGTGAATTCGAAATCAAGGGCATCGAGATTCACAAGTACGTGTTGATGATCGACGCGGAAGTACACGCACGCATCCATCGAGGCGAGCGTGGCGGGCCATGGAATCGGGACTGGCGCATCTTCATTAATCGGGTCGAAGAGGATGTTCCCGTCTCCGCGTACTTTGAGCATGCCTCCTGGATGATCCAGAAGTATGAGCTCTTCGGTCTGCCCATGACGTACTGGCAGCAGATAGAGCTCTCACCCGTGCCCTTCGAGGACTGA
- a CDS encoding metallophosphoesterase, which yields MGRLLVLLFVYLGAYLVLRRLLPAVTRGWRHGVLVGLSVFAFAAWTVPAVTGYGLHHTPPALVPVKLFAVVWSIAALLVMLMGPPFLLLKLRAERKRQAAPPGVDLGRRDLLVKAGQAMPVLAISASGVGVVGGSLGFSVREVEVKLRGLPAALDGFRIGQITDVHVGPFISPEYLRGAVEVMNKAGVDLQVMTGDLIDDVNQIDETMAALASTTARHGMLAVLGNHEHWRGLEEVLGGYEQLSRQGAPVRLLVDEAHVLEHGGQRVRVVGVDFPMSGASRTGRDRRWQRSAETAFKDGSPDNVVLCLSHHPDFFPYAAERGARLTLAGHTHGGQVAFLGVPLFGFAFKHMLGRYRFKDHHLYVSGGTGHWLPFRIGVPPEVTLLTLRSA from the coding sequence ATGGGAAGGCTGTTGGTCCTGCTGTTCGTCTACCTGGGCGCGTACCTCGTGCTGCGCAGGCTGTTGCCCGCTGTCACCCGGGGCTGGCGCCATGGCGTGCTGGTGGGCCTGTCTGTCTTCGCGTTCGCGGCGTGGACCGTGCCCGCGGTCACCGGCTACGGCCTGCACCACACACCTCCGGCTCTCGTGCCGGTGAAGCTGTTCGCCGTGGTGTGGAGCATCGCCGCGCTGCTGGTGATGCTGATGGGACCGCCGTTCCTCCTCCTCAAGCTGCGCGCGGAACGGAAGCGGCAGGCCGCGCCTCCGGGCGTGGACCTGGGGCGCCGGGACCTCCTGGTGAAGGCCGGTCAGGCCATGCCCGTCCTCGCCATCAGCGCCAGTGGCGTGGGCGTCGTGGGCGGCAGCCTGGGCTTCAGCGTTCGCGAGGTGGAGGTGAAGCTGCGCGGCCTCCCCGCCGCTCTCGATGGCTTCCGCATCGGGCAGATCACCGACGTGCACGTGGGCCCCTTCATCTCCCCCGAGTACCTGCGCGGCGCCGTGGAGGTGATGAACAAAGCGGGCGTGGACCTCCAGGTGATGACCGGTGACCTCATCGACGACGTGAATCAAATCGACGAGACGATGGCCGCCCTCGCCTCCACGACGGCCCGCCACGGCATGCTCGCGGTGCTCGGCAACCATGAGCACTGGCGCGGGCTCGAGGAAGTCCTGGGCGGCTATGAGCAACTGTCGCGGCAGGGCGCGCCGGTCCGGCTGCTCGTGGATGAGGCCCATGTGCTGGAGCACGGCGGTCAGCGCGTGCGCGTGGTGGGCGTGGACTTCCCCATGTCCGGCGCCAGCCGCACCGGACGCGACCGCCGCTGGCAGCGCTCCGCGGAGACGGCCTTCAAGGACGGGAGCCCGGACAACGTGGTGCTCTGCCTCTCCCACCACCCGGACTTCTTCCCCTACGCCGCCGAGCGCGGCGCACGCCTCACGCTCGCGGGCCACACGCACGGCGGTCAGGTGGCCTTCCTGGGAGTGCCGCTGTTCGGCTTCGCCTTCAAGCACATGCTGGGCCGCTACCGCTTCAAGGACCACCACCTCTACGTCTCCGGCGGCACGGGGCACTGGCTCCCCTTCCGCATCGGCGTCCCTCCCGAGGTCACGCTGCTCACGCTGCGCAGCGCCTGA
- a CDS encoding CHAT domain-containing tetratricopeptide repeat protein, with product MRWVLGCMVMMALGCASLMPVGREPSDPRLTEASEAYDRSATLYEEGRYAEAVAPGEQALALREAVLGGSHPDVAYCLNLLGEVYRLQGDFVRAGVAHERALVIREAVVNDDAAKAVTVASLLSFAASPDMETDRQAGGFYGHGHAMSRRTNNLFSMDKRRRMGAFASQEVTLSENQSAYAESLNNLANLHQQQGLYSRAEPLYSRALDLRETVLGKHHLTVADSLNNLALLYREQGLYGRAEPLYVRALALRESALGKEDPLVADSLDTLATLYQDQGQYGRAEPLGLRALSIREEALGRKHPLVADSLNNLANLYQDQGLYERAEPLYARALAIREAATDGSPSDLAAALNNLATLYQAQGRYDRAEPLYARAFRIWEKAFGRNHPHVAASLNNLATLYRKQGKYDRAEPLYERALAIWEQVLGRNHPDVAGSLNNLATLYRDQGKYRQAEPLYERALAIREAVLGRNHPDLAASLNNLALLRLAQHRLDDAVPLFTRAFGVSEQRLRREALEFSEARLASFLQHLRADEEQLYALVRTHPDSAAVRRLALSAALLLKGRSVEETADISRAVYRSLGAEERGTFERLRKLRTQLASLSLHGPGALTPSAYQRQLTALTEQGDALESTLASRSAPLRALAALPSPGDIVDRVAGALPDDGALVEFITYEDRPLVLGTGTAHLRCLALVLLPDGNIRALDLGPAAPIEAAASSLRDALARRDAAFEDSAHALYRLAFQPLLPLLGKARRLFLSPDGQLALVPFAALHDGRQYLVDSYDFTYVTSGKDLLPRPRQPRPASSVVVLADPAFNTGPQASAGSAPVVAERSPSLRREDLVARDWAPVPLPGSREEAEAIQRLFPQAQLFLGPKATKERLLHLRTPGILHLATHGFFLEDAAAPENTRAVATFGALGEDPQAARPPDPLLRSGLLLAGETEKTSASDSALVTALELAGLDLWGTQLVVLSACDTGRGAVRRGQGVYGLRRAFLVAGAETVVMSLWKVDDATTRTLMETYYRHLLGGEGLATALREAMRELRVAQPHPHYWAPFIAMGRDTPLRWIDADARR from the coding sequence ATGCGGTGGGTTCTCGGGTGCATGGTGATGATGGCACTGGGGTGTGCCTCGCTCATGCCGGTGGGGCGTGAGCCCTCGGACCCCCGGCTGACGGAGGCGAGCGAGGCCTATGACCGGTCCGCGACGCTCTATGAGGAGGGCCGGTACGCGGAGGCCGTGGCGCCCGGTGAGCAGGCCCTGGCGCTGCGGGAGGCCGTGCTCGGGGGCTCGCATCCGGACGTCGCCTACTGCCTGAACCTGCTGGGAGAGGTGTACCGCCTCCAGGGCGACTTCGTCCGGGCGGGCGTCGCCCACGAGCGCGCGCTGGTCATCCGCGAAGCGGTGGTGAACGACGACGCGGCGAAGGCCGTCACGGTGGCTTCGCTGCTGAGCTTCGCGGCCTCCCCCGACATGGAGACGGACCGTCAGGCCGGGGGCTTCTACGGCCACGGGCACGCCATGTCCCGGCGGACGAACAACCTGTTCAGCATGGACAAGCGCCGCCGCATGGGCGCGTTCGCCAGCCAGGAGGTGACGCTCAGCGAGAACCAGTCCGCCTACGCCGAGTCCCTCAACAACCTGGCCAACCTCCATCAGCAGCAGGGGCTCTACAGCCGGGCGGAGCCGCTCTACTCGCGCGCGTTGGATTTGCGGGAGACGGTGCTCGGCAAGCACCACCTCACCGTCGCGGACTCGCTCAACAACCTGGCGCTGCTCTACCGGGAGCAGGGGCTGTATGGCCGGGCGGAGCCGCTCTACGTGCGGGCGCTCGCGCTGCGCGAGTCGGCGCTGGGCAAGGAGGATCCGCTGGTCGCGGACTCGCTCGACACGCTGGCCACGCTCTACCAGGACCAGGGCCAGTACGGCCGGGCGGAGCCGCTGGGCCTGCGCGCGCTCTCCATCCGCGAGGAGGCGCTGGGCAGGAAGCACCCGCTGGTCGCGGACTCACTCAACAACCTGGCCAATCTCTATCAGGACCAGGGGCTGTACGAGCGCGCGGAGCCGCTCTACGCGCGGGCGCTGGCCATCCGGGAGGCGGCGACGGACGGCAGCCCGTCCGACCTGGCCGCCGCGCTCAACAACCTGGCGACGCTCTACCAGGCGCAGGGGAGGTACGACCGGGCGGAGCCGCTCTACGCGCGGGCGTTCCGCATCTGGGAGAAGGCGTTCGGCCGGAACCATCCGCACGTGGCGGCTTCGCTCAACAACCTGGCGACGCTCTACCGGAAGCAGGGGAAGTACGACCGGGCGGAGCCGCTCTACGAGCGCGCGCTGGCCATCTGGGAGCAGGTGCTCGGCCGGAACCATCCGGACGTCGCGGGCTCGCTCAACAACCTGGCCACGCTCTACCGGGACCAGGGGAAGTACCGCCAGGCGGAGCCGCTCTACGAGCGCGCGCTGGCCATCCGTGAAGCGGTGCTGGGCCGGAACCATCCGGACCTCGCGGCGTCGCTCAACAACCTGGCGCTCCTGCGTCTGGCGCAGCACCGCCTGGACGACGCGGTGCCCCTGTTCACGCGCGCCTTCGGGGTCTCCGAACAGCGCCTGCGCCGCGAGGCGCTCGAGTTCTCCGAGGCGCGGCTGGCCAGCTTCCTCCAGCACCTGCGCGCGGACGAGGAGCAGCTCTACGCGCTCGTGCGTACGCACCCGGACTCCGCGGCCGTCCGGCGTCTGGCATTGAGCGCCGCGCTGCTGCTCAAGGGCCGCTCCGTCGAGGAGACGGCGGACATCTCCCGCGCGGTCTACCGGAGCCTGGGCGCGGAGGAGCGCGGCACCTTCGAGCGGCTGCGCAAGCTGCGCACCCAGCTGGCCAGCCTCTCGCTGCACGGGCCCGGCGCGCTCACGCCGTCCGCGTATCAACGGCAGCTCACGGCGCTGACCGAGCAGGGCGATGCGTTGGAGTCGACGCTCGCCAGCCGTTCCGCACCGCTGCGCGCGTTGGCCGCGCTGCCCTCGCCGGGGGACATCGTCGACCGTGTCGCTGGGGCCCTGCCGGACGATGGCGCCCTCGTGGAGTTCATCACCTACGAGGACCGCCCCCTCGTGCTGGGGACGGGCACGGCCCACCTCCGCTGTCTGGCATTGGTGCTGCTGCCCGATGGGAACATCCGCGCGTTGGACCTGGGGCCCGCGGCGCCCATCGAAGCCGCGGCCTCCAGCCTGCGCGACGCGCTGGCCCGCCGGGACGCGGCCTTCGAGGACTCCGCCCACGCGCTCTACCGGCTCGCGTTCCAGCCGCTGCTCCCGTTGTTGGGGAAGGCCCGCCGCCTCTTCCTCTCACCGGATGGCCAACTGGCGCTGGTGCCCTTCGCGGCGCTGCACGATGGGCGGCAGTACCTGGTGGACAGCTACGACTTCACCTACGTGACGTCCGGCAAGGACCTGCTGCCCCGGCCGCGGCAGCCGCGGCCGGCGTCCTCGGTGGTGGTGCTGGCGGATCCGGCCTTCAACACGGGGCCGCAAGCCTCCGCTGGAAGCGCGCCCGTGGTGGCGGAGCGCTCGCCTTCCCTGCGGCGCGAGGACCTGGTGGCGCGCGACTGGGCGCCGGTGCCGTTGCCGGGCTCGCGCGAGGAGGCGGAGGCCATCCAGCGCCTGTTCCCGCAGGCGCAGCTGTTCCTGGGACCGAAGGCGACGAAGGAGCGGCTGCTGCACCTGCGCACGCCGGGCATCCTGCACCTGGCGACCCACGGCTTCTTCCTGGAGGACGCCGCCGCGCCGGAGAACACGCGAGCCGTCGCCACCTTCGGAGCGCTGGGCGAGGACCCGCAGGCCGCGCGCCCGCCGGATCCGCTGCTGCGCTCCGGCCTGCTGCTCGCGGGGGAGACGGAGAAGACGAGCGCCTCCGACAGCGCGCTGGTGACGGCGCTGGAGCTGGCGGGGCTGGACCTGTGGGGCACGCAGCTGGTGGTCCTGTCCGCGTGCGACACGGGCCGGGGCGCGGTCCGCCGGGGCCAGGGCGTCTACGGCCTGCGCCGGGCCTTCCTGGTGGCGGGCGCGGAGACGGTGGTGATGAGCCTCTGGAAGGTGGACGACGCGACGACGCGCACGTTGATGGAGACCTACTATCGCCACCTGCTCGGCGGCGAGGGCCTGGCCACGGCGCTGCGTGAGGCGATGCGGGAGCTGCGAGTCGCGCAGCCCCATCCGCACTACTGGGCTCCGTTCATCGCCATGGGACGGGACACGCCGCTGCGATGGATTGACGCGGACGCGCGGCGGTAA
- a CDS encoding class II aldolase/adducin family protein produces MSGAGGHQDLREAMVATSRRMNTSGLNQGTSGNLSQRVEGGFLLTPSGMNYETMTPEDLVLMRFDGSHEGHRKPSTEWQLHRDILQARPEVGAVLHAHSMFSTTLACLRRGIPAFHYMVSAAGGTDIRCAEYATFGTPELARHMMVALEGRKACLLANHGMVALGVDLAAAWKLAVEVETLAAMYWRALQVGEPVVLDDAEMERVFQQFRGYGQ; encoded by the coding sequence GTGAGCGGGGCGGGGGGCCACCAGGACTTGCGCGAGGCGATGGTGGCCACCTCGCGGCGGATGAACACGTCCGGGCTGAACCAGGGCACGTCCGGCAACCTGAGCCAGCGGGTGGAGGGCGGCTTCCTCCTCACGCCGTCCGGGATGAACTACGAGACGATGACGCCGGAGGACCTGGTCCTCATGCGCTTCGACGGCTCGCACGAGGGCCACCGCAAGCCGTCCACCGAGTGGCAGCTGCACCGGGACATCCTCCAGGCGCGGCCGGAGGTGGGCGCGGTGCTGCACGCGCACAGCATGTTCAGCACCACGCTGGCCTGCCTGCGCCGGGGCATCCCCGCCTTCCACTACATGGTGTCCGCCGCGGGCGGCACGGACATCCGGTGCGCCGAGTACGCCACCTTCGGCACGCCGGAATTGGCGCGGCACATGATGGTGGCCCTGGAGGGCCGCAAGGCGTGTCTCCTGGCCAACCACGGCATGGTCGCCCTGGGCGTGGACCTGGCCGCGGCCTGGAAGCTGGCGGTGGAGGTGGAGACGCTGGCGGCCATGTACTGGCGCGCGCTCCAGGTGGGTGAGCCCGTGGTGCTGGACGACGCCGAAATGGAGCGCGTGTTCCAGCAATTCCGGGGGTATGGCCAGTAG
- the mtnA gene encoding S-methyl-5-thioribose-1-phosphate isomerase yields the protein MKVQGVPMRSIWVESDGWSVGVIDQTRLPHAFVKVKLSTADEAGHAIRSMLVRGAPLIGATAAYGVCLAMRQDASDGALEQALTLLRATRPTAVNLHWALDGMRQVLAPLKPSERVAAAYRQAAALCDEDVAINRAIGEHALKLFQEAWDKKGRKGRLNVLTHCNAGWLATVDWGTALAPMYLAHDAGLPLHVWVDETRPRNQGAVLTAWELGQHGVPHTVIADNVGGHLMQHGEVDLCIVGTDRTTARGDVANKIGTYLKALAAKDNGVPFYVALPSPTIDWTIQDGVKEIPIEQRDGAELSDVTGRLPSGDIATVRITPPGSPAANYAFDVTPARLVTALVTERGVCPATEEGMLSLFPERRAQRSAAK from the coding sequence ATGAAAGTCCAAGGCGTTCCGATGCGCTCCATCTGGGTCGAGTCCGACGGCTGGAGCGTCGGCGTCATCGACCAGACGCGCCTGCCGCACGCGTTCGTGAAGGTGAAGCTGTCCACGGCGGACGAGGCGGGCCACGCCATCCGCAGCATGCTGGTGCGCGGCGCGCCGCTCATCGGCGCCACGGCGGCGTACGGCGTGTGTCTGGCCATGCGGCAGGACGCGTCCGACGGCGCGCTGGAGCAGGCGCTGACCCTGCTCCGGGCCACGCGGCCCACGGCGGTGAACCTGCACTGGGCGCTGGATGGGATGCGCCAGGTGCTCGCGCCGCTGAAGCCGTCCGAGCGCGTGGCGGCGGCGTACCGGCAGGCGGCGGCGCTGTGCGACGAGGACGTGGCCATCAACCGCGCCATCGGCGAGCACGCGCTGAAGCTGTTCCAGGAGGCGTGGGACAAGAAGGGCCGCAAGGGGCGGCTCAACGTGCTCACGCACTGCAACGCCGGCTGGCTGGCCACGGTGGACTGGGGCACGGCGCTGGCGCCCATGTACCTGGCGCACGACGCGGGCCTGCCCCTGCACGTCTGGGTGGATGAGACGCGTCCTCGCAACCAGGGCGCGGTGCTGACGGCGTGGGAGCTGGGACAGCACGGCGTCCCGCACACCGTCATCGCGGACAACGTCGGCGGCCACCTGATGCAGCACGGGGAGGTGGACCTGTGCATCGTCGGCACGGACCGCACGACGGCGCGCGGGGACGTGGCGAACAAGATCGGCACGTACCTGAAGGCGCTGGCCGCGAAGGACAACGGCGTGCCGTTCTACGTGGCGCTGCCTTCGCCCACCATCGACTGGACCATCCAGGACGGCGTGAAGGAGATCCCCATCGAGCAGCGCGACGGCGCGGAGCTCAGCGACGTGACGGGCCGGCTGCCTTCGGGGGACATCGCCACGGTGCGGATTACTCCGCCGGGGAGCCCCGCCGCGAACTACGCGTTCGACGTGACGCCCGCGCGGCTGGTGACAGCGCTCGTCACGGAGCGCGGCGTGTGTCCGGCGACAGAGGAAGGGATGCTGTCCCTCTTCCCGGAGCGGCGCGCCCAGCGGAGCGCGGCGAAGTGA
- a CDS encoding S-methyl-5'-thioadenosine phosphorylase, giving the protein MSSSNKPVLGIIGGSGLYQIDGLTDVSWRRVSSPFGETSDEFCFGRIGDQPVVFLPRHGRGHKIPPSELNFRANIDALKRSGVTDILSVSAVGSLREDLPPGTFVVVDQFVDRTFARTKSFFSQGLVAHVSMAKPTCSRLGDAVMSACEGLDIQVVRGGTYLVMEGPQFSTLAESKLYRQWGCDVIGMTNMPEAKLAREAEICYASVSMVTDYDCWHPDHDAVTVDQVVAVLLGNAGKARGLVKNIAPLVSQHTSLCKAGCQTALEHAIMTSPDARDPAMVEKLSAVAGRVLKR; this is encoded by the coding sequence ATGTCGAGTTCCAACAAGCCCGTGCTGGGCATCATCGGCGGCAGCGGCCTGTATCAGATTGATGGCCTGACGGATGTCTCGTGGCGCCGGGTGTCGTCGCCGTTCGGTGAGACGTCGGACGAGTTCTGCTTCGGGCGCATCGGCGACCAGCCGGTGGTGTTCCTGCCGCGCCACGGTCGCGGGCACAAGATTCCGCCGTCGGAGCTGAACTTCCGCGCGAACATCGACGCGCTCAAGCGCAGCGGCGTGACGGACATCCTCTCCGTCTCCGCGGTGGGCAGCCTGCGGGAGGACCTGCCGCCGGGCACCTTCGTGGTGGTGGATCAGTTCGTGGACCGCACCTTCGCGCGCACGAAGAGCTTCTTCTCGCAGGGGCTGGTGGCGCACGTGTCCATGGCGAAGCCCACGTGCTCGCGCCTGGGTGACGCGGTGATGTCCGCGTGCGAGGGCCTGGACATCCAGGTCGTGCGCGGCGGCACGTACCTGGTGATGGAGGGCCCGCAGTTCTCCACGCTGGCGGAGAGCAAGCTGTACCGGCAGTGGGGCTGCGACGTGATTGGCATGACCAACATGCCGGAGGCCAAGCTCGCCCGTGAAGCGGAGATCTGCTACGCGAGCGTGTCGATGGTCACGGATTACGACTGCTGGCATCCGGACCACGACGCGGTGACGGTGGACCAGGTGGTCGCGGTCCTCCTGGGCAACGCGGGCAAGGCGCGCGGGCTGGTGAAGAACATCGCGCCGCTCGTGAGTCAGCACACGTCGCTGTGCAAGGCCGGCTGCCAGACGGCGCTGGAGCACGCCATCATGACGTCGCCCGACGCGCGCGACCCGGCCATGGTGGAGAAGCTCTCCGCGGTGGCGGGCCGAGTCCTCAAGCGCTGA
- the mtnC gene encoding acireductone synthase — MSAPKAVVTDIEGTTSSIAFVKDVLFPFARKHLAEYVATHGQSPTVRQCLSDARTLAGEPGLDEVGTVALLQRWANVDRKATPLKTLQGLIWEEGYARGEIKGHVHADAARALREWHAKGMLLYVYSSGSIAAQKLIFGYSVEGDLTPVFSGYFDTTTGPKVEAASYTKIAQALELPPGDILFLSDNTAELDAAKQAGLRTAALDRGEVALPPGHGHPVFHDFTSLDPFAHVS; from the coding sequence GTGAGTGCTCCCAAGGCGGTCGTCACGGACATCGAAGGCACCACCAGCTCCATCGCCTTCGTGAAGGATGTGCTCTTCCCCTTCGCCCGGAAGCACCTGGCGGAGTACGTCGCCACGCACGGGCAGTCGCCCACCGTGCGCCAGTGCCTGTCCGACGCCCGCACGCTCGCGGGCGAGCCCGGCCTGGACGAGGTGGGCACCGTCGCGCTGCTCCAGCGCTGGGCCAACGTGGACCGCAAGGCCACGCCGCTCAAGACGCTCCAGGGGCTCATCTGGGAGGAGGGCTACGCGCGCGGTGAAATCAAGGGCCACGTCCACGCGGACGCGGCCCGGGCCCTGCGCGAATGGCACGCGAAGGGGATGCTCCTGTATGTCTATTCCTCCGGCAGCATCGCCGCGCAGAAGCTCATCTTCGGCTACAGCGTGGAGGGGGACCTGACGCCGGTGTTCTCCGGCTACTTCGACACCACCACCGGGCCCAAGGTGGAGGCAGCGTCGTACACGAAGATCGCCCAGGCGCTGGAGCTGCCCCCCGGCGACATCCTGTTCCTCTCCGACAACACGGCGGAGCTGGACGCGGCGAAGCAGGCGGGCCTGCGCACCGCGGCCCTGGACCGGGGCGAGGTGGCCCTGCCGCCGGGCCACGGGCACCCGGTGTTCCACGACTTCACGTCGCTCGACCCGTTCGCGCACGTGTCCTGA
- a CDS encoding 1,2-dihydroxy-3-keto-5-methylthiopentene dioxygenase, with translation MSKLIVYNDHQPETPLGVFTEAEDIRRELKPAGVRFERVNASVDLPDGAGQEEVLAAYKHIVDAEMKAHGYNTVDVARIKPDAPNVEAARAKFLSEHAHTEDESRIMVEGSGCFYLHAGDKVFQVECTRGDLISVPEGMKHWFDMGEKPRFAAIRFFIRPDGWVGHFTGETIAERFPKYAP, from the coding sequence ATGAGCAAGCTGATTGTCTACAACGACCACCAGCCGGAGACGCCGCTGGGCGTCTTCACCGAAGCCGAGGACATCCGCCGCGAGCTCAAGCCCGCGGGCGTGCGCTTCGAGCGCGTGAACGCCTCCGTGGACCTGCCGGACGGCGCGGGCCAGGAAGAGGTCCTCGCGGCCTACAAGCACATCGTGGACGCGGAGATGAAGGCCCACGGCTACAACACCGTGGACGTGGCGCGCATCAAGCCGGACGCCCCCAACGTGGAGGCCGCGCGCGCGAAGTTCCTCTCCGAGCACGCCCACACGGAGGACGAGTCGCGCATCATGGTGGAGGGCAGCGGCTGCTTCTACCTGCACGCGGGCGACAAGGTCTTCCAGGTGGAGTGCACGCGCGGTGACCTCATCAGCGTGCCGGAAGGCATGAAGCACTGGTTCGACATGGGCGAGAAGCCCCGCTTCGCCGCCATCCGCTTCTTCATCCGCCCGGACGGCTGGGTGGGCCACTTCACCGGCGAGACCATCGCCGAGCGCTTCCCGAAGTACGCTCCGTGA